A genomic window from Periophthalmus magnuspinnatus isolate fPerMag1 chromosome 16, fPerMag1.2.pri, whole genome shotgun sequence includes:
- the LOC129456915 gene encoding oocyte zinc finger protein XlCOF22-like, translating into MSKGQTLRALVNERLTAAAEEIFTLFERTIAEYEEELCRSKEENQRNQDTPQTPRIKEEPEEQSVKQEEDTLPAQLPVGVPECSAVRVKTEESSLLQHRQTEHREETQGEDISTEPHLHSETEGHMEHSSDTDNDEDWRALFSCSSAQMETEADGDHCNQVQKGQTLRALVNERLTAAAEEIFALFERTTAEYEEELCRSKEENQRNQDTPQTPRIKEEPEEPEEPEEQSVKQEEDTLPAQLPVGIPESSAVCVKTEESSMLQHRQTEHREETQGEDISTEPHLHSETEGHMEHSSDTDNDEDWRAPFSCSSAQMETEADGDHCNQVQIRARSTATPNSGLSPKCKSAPKTSPTVKYRGMSRKVKTAHKKHQCSVCKKRFKTVWKLQSHIRVHTGERPFSCLICEKTFTTKASRDVHVKAHAGERPYSCSTCEKTFTHRNSLDYHEKTHTGDKPFSCSVCEKTFTIKCNLEAHMRIHTGERPFSCSTCEKTFSQKAHVREHVKIHTGERPYSCSTCEKTFTQKFRLDAHMRVHTGERPFSCSTCEKTFTIKCSLEAHMRTHTGDKPFSCTTCEKTFSHRANLRKHERTHTGEKPYSCSICDKGFSQSSNLKKHMKTHRTESD; encoded by the exons atgtccaaaggccaaacgctgagagctttggtgaatgagcggctgactgcggctgctgaagagatctttacgctgtttgaaagaacgatagcggagtatgaggaggaactgtgtcgctccaaagaggagaaccagaggaaccaggacactccacagactccacggattaaagaggagccagaggagcagagcgtcaaacaggaggaagacacgCTCCCAGCACAG CTCCCAGTGGGCGTCCCAGAGTGCAGTGCTGTCCgtgtgaagacagaagaatCCTCACTGCTTCAGCATAGACAaactgagcacagagaggaaacacagggagaggacatcagcacagagccacatttacactcagagactgagggacacatggagcactcctctgacactgacaatgatgAAGACTGGAGAGCTCTATTCAGTTGTTCTtctgcacagatggagacagaggctgatggagaccactgcaaccaagtccagaaaggccaaacgctgagagctttggtgaaTGAGCGGCTGACTGCAGCTGCTGAAGAGATCTttgcgctgtttgaaagaacgacagcagagtatgaggaggaactgtgtcgctccaaagaggagaaccagaggaaccaggacactccacagactccacggattaaagaggagccagaggagccagaggagccagaggagcagagcgtcaaacaggaggaagacacgCTCCCAGCACAG CTCCCAGTGGGCATCCCAGAGTCCAgtgctgtctgtgtgaagacagaagagtcctcaaTGCTTCAACATAGACAaactgagcacagagaggaaacacagggagaggacatcagcacagagccacatttacactcagagactgagggacacatggagcactcctctgacactgacaatgatgaagactggagagctccattcagctgttcatctgcacagatggagacagaggctgaTGGAGACCACTGCAACCAAGTCCAGATCAGAGCCAGAAGCACCGCTACACCAAACTCAGGTCTATCCCCCAAATGCAAGTCTGCACCAAAGACCAGTCCCACTGTGAAGTATAGAGGCATGTCAAGAAAAGTCAAAACAGCTCACAAGAAACACCAGTGCTCTGTGTGTAAGAAGAGGTTTAAGACTGTGTGGAAATTACAAAGTCACATTAGAGTTCACACCGGCGAGAGACCATTCAGCTGTTTAAtttgtgagaaaacatttactACAAAGGCCAGTCGAGATGTACATGTAAAGGCACATGCTGGTGAACggccttacagctgttcaacatgtgagaaaacatttaccCACAGAAACAGTTTAGATTACCATGAAAAGACGCATACAGGGGataaaccattcagctgttcagtaTGTGAGAAGACATTTACCATAAAGTGTAATCTAGAGGCACATATGAGaatacacacaggagagagaccattcagctgttcaacatgtgagaagacattttcTCAAAAGGCTCATGTACGCGAACATGTAAAGATACACACTGGTGAACGACCTTATAGCTGTTCaacatgtgagaaaacatttaccCAAAAATTTCGACTAGATGCACATATGAGagtacacacaggagagagaccatttagctgttcaacatgtgagaaaacatttactATAAAGTGTAGTCTAGAGgcacacatgagaacacacacaggagataAACCATTCAGCTGCACAacatgtgagaagacattttcTCACAGAGCCAATCTACGTAAACACGAGAGAACGCACACTGGTGAGAAACCTTACAGTTGTTCCATTTGTGATAAAGGGTTTTCACAAAGCTCTAATTTGAAGAAACACATGAAAACTCACAGAACAGAAAGCGACTGA